The following proteins come from a genomic window of Maribacter sp. HTCC2170:
- a CDS encoding DUF2194 domain-containing protein, with amino-acid sequence MRNLKKGIFTGLLVILVLGCQRDIYKFSGEFSMPEVSKEPPLIEFVMDNSSYENVLEHRNLKKVADYTKIPYQSIPILNFNASFKIEPTTRVLCVTETYELNNTAIDSLLGFVAKGGTLFITKKNYDQRLGFLMGFKSEASYELDSTAMGIRFKKPIFPDMAGFSLSSDKIPHRGFKSVNFSSNVNVLASSANNKDYPLIVENRIGKGRVVLYNSIRSFNKNLRGLLFSQVLLGLEGIPYPVANTSTIFLDDYPSPLYNVYKEPIKSEMNKTMSEYVTDVWWPDMKKLAIRESIKYTAYVTFDYNTYTTPPFTFKEWDNNAFNRGDKVIQKSSWLGQDIIRSGHELGFHGYNHVSLLKSDWPEPEYIGTSLNAGIKKWKTLDFKKLPISYVPPSNYIDSLGLAELEKGMPSLKYIQSTYLGDLKEGGNREFDPEPFNDYFFDYPRITSGYYLDDVNLMTAESLYLFTGIWTHFVHPDDVFQLPIKANSATSGHFEYRNKYGLNWRSRNGKVGLFDSFKKVLEDFRKRHPMVRYPNATESSNIVRDWRYSYFTHFREDGNYIVESDFRSASSENQYWFLYVSSENQRLIDQTLNGEALEYKKSSMLNGHLYSIESREPFLKLPDLYYKGRGADRNNKQVVAKTFSDYRTYKNDRTVLMPLMQLVEHYVSNNELESATNLLEQRINEGVNLSGDQWSDFAKYMTWQKRGSEIWPILERVYQKNQSIKLSEISRRISYQTAYPLKKIRERWLKRQINWGTKDLDVLREYVDYFNVEEYKDQVARALKRLKEHHPSPKNIKKYLRHLIDYDFDSVIKELNKIKPCDEDYKEMATAISWAYAHRFRYDRALEWQECSSEIEKETVNDWLIKSDSFDKLKETDYSYYLDVILANDEKKALTEIQKYESCDNKLKLKASQIAYAYANFKLYREALSWSKCTNKIPVTTRLGWLYELKEYHRLRQLYNTHIAENPEDYEVMLLMGTLMLYEGDIKRSAQIAASLPSDVENSTLKRELNKEIMSLSFADKKEMLGKYNKIIYSGVRKDMSKSIRMAEGNSVSTNSYAINDKLEPNTISNVLSYNMYDENYNVHSVSGTQSIMYPINYDLPTSDNLRRELFGFEYGFKTTSTKKFGFNGRARIERDNESKVYYQVGAGVNRVGKSNFNSLAFDFFPVRNGPGHVLDIYRTQLASYNEFKITDDLRQIFSLESNYYSDEEIDGTLLGRIEYSIINNDGFDMSPLIEGAYTLGTVDRRDGFPYWMADKRLYGGGGLVMTLGKENGGFHFVADASIFAENNNTTFERYTGNLAFRIMDFTTIKAAYEFYTIDNFYSNVFQLGLTYNFK; translated from the coding sequence ATGAGAAATCTTAAGAAAGGCATATTCACAGGGTTATTGGTTATTCTTGTTTTAGGATGCCAACGTGATATATACAAGTTTTCAGGTGAATTCAGCATGCCTGAGGTTAGTAAAGAACCTCCATTAATTGAGTTTGTTATGGACAATTCAAGCTATGAGAATGTTTTAGAACATAGGAATTTAAAAAAAGTGGCTGATTATACTAAGATTCCATATCAAAGTATTCCAATCTTAAATTTCAATGCCTCTTTCAAAATTGAGCCCACCACAAGAGTACTATGTGTTACTGAAACGTATGAGTTGAATAACACTGCAATTGATTCACTTCTGGGTTTTGTTGCCAAGGGAGGTACCTTGTTTATTACAAAGAAGAATTATGACCAGAGGCTTGGGTTTTTAATGGGTTTTAAAAGTGAGGCCAGTTATGAATTGGATAGTACCGCAATGGGAATTCGTTTTAAGAAGCCTATTTTTCCAGACATGGCAGGCTTTTCATTAAGTTCTGATAAAATTCCCCATAGAGGATTCAAGAGTGTAAATTTTTCAAGCAATGTTAATGTCTTGGCATCCAGTGCCAATAATAAGGATTACCCATTGATTGTTGAAAACAGGATAGGAAAGGGTAGGGTGGTATTGTATAATTCGATAAGAAGTTTTAATAAGAATTTGAGAGGCTTACTTTTTTCACAAGTACTTTTAGGTCTTGAGGGTATCCCATATCCTGTTGCCAATACATCAACAATATTTCTAGATGATTATCCTTCTCCACTTTACAATGTATATAAAGAGCCGATTAAAAGTGAAATGAATAAAACTATGTCCGAGTATGTCACTGATGTTTGGTGGCCAGACATGAAAAAACTAGCTATAAGGGAGAGTATAAAATATACTGCCTACGTCACATTTGATTATAACACCTATACAACCCCTCCCTTTACTTTTAAAGAATGGGATAATAATGCATTCAACAGGGGCGACAAAGTTATCCAGAAAAGTAGTTGGTTGGGTCAGGACATTATTAGAAGTGGGCATGAACTTGGTTTTCATGGCTACAACCATGTTTCCTTGTTAAAATCTGACTGGCCAGAACCTGAATATATTGGAACTTCTTTGAACGCAGGGATCAAGAAATGGAAAACTTTGGATTTTAAAAAATTGCCAATTTCGTACGTTCCACCGTCAAATTATATCGATAGTCTTGGGCTTGCTGAACTGGAAAAAGGCATGCCAAGTTTAAAATATATTCAAAGTACTTATTTGGGAGACCTTAAAGAAGGTGGGAACCGGGAATTTGACCCTGAACCTTTTAACGATTATTTCTTTGACTACCCAAGAATTACAAGTGGTTATTATCTGGACGATGTGAATTTGATGACAGCAGAATCACTATACCTTTTTACTGGAATTTGGACACATTTTGTACATCCAGATGATGTTTTTCAGTTGCCAATTAAAGCAAATTCAGCCACAAGCGGACATTTTGAATACAGAAACAAGTATGGATTGAACTGGCGATCAAGAAATGGAAAAGTTGGCCTATTCGATAGTTTCAAAAAAGTCCTTGAAGATTTTAGGAAAAGACATCCTATGGTTAGATATCCGAATGCCACTGAATCATCGAATATAGTTCGCGATTGGCGTTATTCTTATTTTACGCATTTTCGTGAAGACGGTAATTATATTGTGGAAAGTGATTTTCGCTCGGCAAGTTCAGAAAATCAATATTGGTTTTTGTATGTAAGTTCAGAAAATCAAAGATTAATTGATCAAACATTGAATGGAGAGGCCCTTGAATATAAAAAGTCCTCAATGTTGAACGGGCATCTGTATTCTATAGAATCAAGGGAGCCATTTCTAAAATTGCCAGATTTATATTATAAAGGAAGAGGTGCCGACAGAAATAACAAACAGGTTGTGGCCAAAACTTTTAGCGACTACAGAACTTATAAAAATGATAGAACGGTTTTAATGCCTTTAATGCAATTAGTAGAGCACTATGTAAGTAACAATGAATTAGAATCGGCAACAAATTTACTAGAGCAAAGAATAAATGAAGGTGTTAACCTTTCAGGAGATCAATGGAGTGATTTTGCCAAATATATGACCTGGCAAAAAAGAGGGTCCGAGATTTGGCCAATACTTGAAAGGGTCTATCAGAAAAATCAATCGATTAAACTATCCGAAATTTCAAGGAGAATATCATATCAGACCGCTTATCCTTTGAAAAAAATAAGAGAAAGATGGCTTAAAAGACAAATAAATTGGGGTACAAAAGATTTAGATGTTCTTAGAGAATATGTTGATTATTTTAATGTAGAAGAGTATAAGGATCAAGTTGCAAGGGCCTTGAAAAGGTTAAAAGAACACCACCCATCGCCAAAAAATATAAAAAAGTACTTAAGACATTTGATTGATTATGATTTTGATTCTGTCATTAAAGAATTGAATAAAATTAAGCCTTGCGATGAAGATTATAAAGAAATGGCTACAGCGATTTCTTGGGCATATGCTCACCGTTTTAGATATGATAGGGCTCTCGAATGGCAAGAATGCAGCTCAGAAATCGAAAAAGAGACAGTCAATGATTGGTTGATAAAATCAGATTCATTCGATAAGCTGAAGGAAACAGATTATTCATATTATTTAGATGTGATTTTGGCCAATGATGAGAAGAAAGCCTTAACCGAAATTCAGAAATACGAGTCGTGTGACAATAAATTAAAATTAAAAGCATCACAGATTGCTTACGCATATGCAAACTTTAAATTATATCGAGAGGCACTTTCTTGGTCCAAATGCACCAATAAAATTCCTGTCACTACGAGGTTAGGTTGGCTTTATGAACTTAAAGAATATCATAGACTAAGGCAGCTTTATAATACTCATATAGCTGAAAATCCAGAGGATTATGAGGTTATGTTGCTAATGGGAACATTGATGTTGTACGAAGGCGATATAAAAAGATCTGCACAGATAGCCGCGAGTCTTCCTTCAGATGTTGAAAATTCAACGCTAAAAAGAGAGTTGAACAAAGAAATAATGTCTTTGAGCTTTGCGGACAAAAAAGAAATGCTTGGAAAGTACAATAAGATTATATACTCTGGTGTTCGTAAAGACATGTCCAAAAGTATTCGCATGGCCGAGGGCAATTCGGTCAGTACTAACAGTTATGCCATTAACGATAAATTAGAACCAAATACAATTTCTAATGTACTGAGCTATAACATGTATGATGAAAATTATAATGTTCATAGCGTTTCAGGAACCCAAAGCATTATGTATCCTATTAACTACGATTTACCAACTTCAGATAATCTACGAAGAGAATTGTTTGGGTTTGAATATGGTTTTAAAACAACTTCAACTAAGAAATTTGGTTTTAACGGTAGGGCTAGAATAGAAAGAGACAATGAGAGTAAAGTGTATTATCAAGTTGGCGCTGGGGTAAATAGGGTAGGAAAAAGTAACTTTAATTCTCTTGCATTTGATTTTTTTCCTGTTCGGAATGGCCCAGGTCATGTTTTGGATATTTATAGAACTCAATTGGCAAGTTATAATGAATTTAAAATAACCGATGATTTAAGACAGATTTTTTCTCTTGAAAGTAATTACTATTCCGATGAAGAAATTGATGGTACTTTATTGGGTAGAATAGAGTATTCCATAATCAATAATGATGGTTTTGATATGTCTCCGCTAATTGAGGGGGCCTATACTTTAGGGACTGTCGATCGTAGAGACGGGTTTCCCTACTGGATGGCGGATAAGCGTCTTTACGGTGGTGGTGGGCTTGTAATGACCCTTGGAAAAGAAAATGGTGGTTTTCATTTTGTTGCAGATGCGTCAATATTTGCTGAGAATAATAACACAACTTTTGAAAGATATACAGGAAACCTTGCCTTTAGAATAATGGATTTTACCACGATAAAGGCAGCCTATGAATTTTATACCATAGATAATTTTTATTCTAATGTATTTCAGTTAGGGCTGACATATAATTTTAAATAG
- a CDS encoding endo alpha-1,4 polygalactosaminidase codes for MDKELFICYGKISPAMVQGYELVVLEAQHYTSKEIELFKTNNSKVLGYLSVTEVNMSATHYEKIREYTFGQNVNWGSCFIDISDKKAQDILLTIANELVSKGLDGFFLDNLDNASQWGRLKGQKDNLLKLIGRIRQANPSLCIVQNSGLFVANQLKHITDAVVIESVFTDYDFKNKKYGYKYEQERTKIVKELKAFRKSLKKPLIIVEYVDNEVMRKTIETQLKELGFGYFIANIDLQTKPEFTE; via the coding sequence ATGGATAAAGAACTTTTTATTTGTTATGGTAAGATATCTCCTGCTATGGTGCAGGGTTATGAACTCGTGGTTCTTGAGGCTCAGCACTATACGTCAAAAGAGATTGAATTGTTCAAGACCAATAACAGTAAAGTGTTGGGTTATTTAAGTGTAACAGAGGTTAACATGTCGGCAACGCATTATGAAAAGATAAGGGAGTATACTTTTGGGCAAAATGTAAATTGGGGAAGTTGTTTTATAGATATATCAGACAAGAAAGCCCAAGACATATTACTTACAATAGCAAATGAATTGGTATCAAAGGGACTTGATGGCTTTTTTCTGGATAACCTTGATAATGCTTCGCAGTGGGGAAGGCTTAAAGGGCAAAAAGATAATCTTTTAAAGCTCATTGGCAGGATAAGGCAAGCAAACCCAAGCTTATGTATAGTTCAAAATTCGGGATTGTTTGTGGCGAACCAATTGAAGCACATCACTGATGCTGTTGTAATCGAATCTGTATTTACAGATTACGATTTTAAAAATAAAAAGTATGGCTATAAATATGAACAAGAAAGGACCAAAATCGTCAAAGAACTAAAGGCCTTCAGAAAATCCTTAAAAAAACCTTTGATCATTGTAGAATACGTTGATAATGAAGTTATGAGGAAAACAATTGAGACACAATTAAAAGAACTTGGTTTCGGATATTTCATTGCCAATATAGATCTTCAAACCAAGCCTGAATTCACTGAATAA